gatccacaagaTAAtgaaatctctattgcactcaatactgccctttcccactcatcactaagctaaggaccctgggactaaacacctccgtctgcaactggatcctggacttcctgacgggccaccccaggtggtaagagtaggtaacaacacatccaccacactgatcctcaacacgggggcctctcaggggtgcatgctcagtctaCCTCCTAGTACTCaccgttcactcatgactgcatggccaggcacaactccaacaccatcatcaagtttgctgatgacacaacagcggtagacctgatcactgacaacaatgaCACAGCCTATGGAGTGGtcatcagagacctggccgtctggtgccaggacaacaacctctccctcaacgtgatcaagacaaaagagatgattgtgaactacaggaaaaggaggaccgagcacgcccccattctcatcgctagggctgtagtggagcaggttgagagttccaagttccttggtgtccacatcactaaacaaactatcatggtccaaacacactaagacagttgtgaagagggcacgacaaaacctatactcaggagactgaaaagatttggcatgggtcctcagatcctcaaaaggttatacagctacaccatcgagagcatcctgactggttgcatcactgcctggtagggCAACTGCTCGGCAACTGACCACAGggcactacagggggtagtgcgtacggccgagtacatcaccagggccaaggttcctgccatctaggacctctatacccggtggtatcagaggaaggccctaaaaattgtcaaagactccagccaccctaatcatagactgttctctctgctaccgcacggcaagagctaccggagcgccaagtctaggtccaaaaggcttcttaacagcttctaccccaagccataagactccttaacagctaatcaaagggctaccgagacccctcttttacgctgctgctactctctggttatctatgcatagtcactttaactctacctacatgtacatattacctcaacttgactaaccggtgcccttgcaccttgactatgtaccggtaccccctgtatatagcctcgctattgttattttactgctgctgtttcattatttgttactttttttttcaatttttttttttttacttaacacttatttttcttaaccaacaatgcttcaAGAAatttaagggcttgtaactaagcctttcactgtaaggtctacacctgttgtattcggtgcatgtgacaaataacatttgatttgaaagtgTGCAGACTCACTCTACAATGTGTCCGGAACTCCTGCTCTTGGTGCTTCAGGTTCTCATTCATGCCTACCAGAGCCCTCAGCTTCTCCAACAGTCTGTGGCACACACAGGGAGGATGAGAAAAGTCCAAAACACCTGTATAATTTCAGAAAGAAAGAATGCCCTAATGATTTGGTCTGTATGTGCAGCACTCACCCAGTATCAGCCTGGCCCTCAGCCTCTTCCAGGGCACTCAGCTCTTtctccagtctctctgtctgctctgtggcCTCAATCAGTTTGCTCTTAGCTTCCACACACGCTGATTTTACCTCCAAGTGTTTGGCTTGTAGCTGAAAACACACCAAATACACATACTTTTAATTACTTCTGACAGGAAGATAAAGTGCATCATatccttccatttaagaaatgcATGGCTATTTTACACAATGTTCTATGAAATTCATAAAGTCCAGTCGTCACCTCCTCCAACTGCTTGGTCTTCTGTTGGATCTGTTTGTTAAGAGAGGTCACTATCCTACGGTGCTGCTGGACTGGCCCGTACCGCTCTGGACGGTCCTCTGCAGACCTCTCCAACTGATGGAAATGTGTATGTGGAAACACATTTAACTACACACTGTGGCATTGACTTATTCATTAAAATATGACAAATATTTTATGATTGCAGTTAACCATTTAACCCTGCTGTGGGAGTTGCTCACCTTCCCAGCATACTCAGATGCTATCTGTTTAATCTCCTCAGACTGCAGCCCAACTATCTGTCCCACTGTGCTAGCCGTTAGCCTCCCCTGTATTGATGTTACATATTAAATCAAATAACTTTACACAGTAATCAACCACACAGTAAAGGCACTGGCAAAGAGAAGAACTAAAGCCATGCCTACCTCCTCAGTCGCCATGGCAGCCATGCTGGTCATCAGTGTTTTGATGCACAGCTGAGAGGATATATCACAAAGAGTCAGGGACATCATCACAAAGAGGGATGCATTTCTGTAGTATTGGACATGAGGCTACGGTTAGGTTTAGTGATGTGACCTCACCTCCTCCGCTGCCtgcaggtcctcctcctcctgcgaCCCCTCTGTAATCCCTGGGGGTGTGGCCTGAGAGCCTGGCATCAACAAGGCTTTCCGTTCCTCTGCCTGTAGGGAACAGGGGGATACCATCTTTCATCGTGGTTTCACTTTCTACTATAGCTACAGTTCACAGAACACCTATGATCCACCCTGTAATATTGGTTGTAATGATCgacctcctgtccctgtcttcaTCATTCTGTAGTTATAGGCTTTGAATTCATATAATGCTACAATTAACTTGACAAATATGACAGTAATTTCAATAAATCTCACCTGGTCCTGTTTTGTCTGCTTGCTGAATCCATACCGTCTAAAACACAGGCGTAATAAGTACTTAAATCACTGTtaggcacaggaggttggtggcaccttaattggggaagaCAGGCATGTGAAAATGGCTAGAGCGTTATAGTGGAAaggtatcaacaacatcaaacacatggtttccatgtgtttgatgccattccatttgctccgtttcagccattattatgagccgtcctcccctcaacagctgTAAGGATACTGGTACATGAAAGGAACACATAACACATGTATGcacacactaacccactccaTGCTTTTTTTGAAGTTTTGTACCCTCTTCTgtattgaaacacacacacacaacaagcaTTCATGTGAAACACTCCTTGCAGTGAATGAGACCATTTACATACTTACAGAAGGTAATCTGACATTCTAATATAAGGATGGATGAGACACAGGAAAAGAATAGGAAAATGAAAGGAACACAATTGTCAAATGGGATGAGATCACATTGGTTCTGATTCTCaatgacaaggtaaagatctatcgttctgcccctgaacaaggcaattaacccactgttcctaggccgtcattgtaaataagaatttattcttaactgacccaccaagttaaataaaggtaaaaacatttttttttttttaaatgtgaacaTGTAACATGGACTGTGGAGAAAGTTGgatatggagagatggagagagacaggcagcctACCTTCCGTACTCCAATAGAGTGGAGTGAACCCTGGACTCCTCGTCCAGCAGCGCTCCTGCCTCAACCTGTCTCTTGTATTTCCTATGAGGTTTATACACTTCCTGTCAATACCAGAGGAGAAAAACAACATGCTGTGTGGTTTTAAAGTTTCTATACTATTACAAGGGGGGcctttaaatcaaataaaatttcatttgtcacatgctacgtaaacaacaggtgtagactatttttatttaactaggcaagtcagttaagaacaaattcacatttacaatgacggcctacaccggccaaacctggacgacgctggaccaattgtgccccgccctatgggactcccaatcacggccggttgtgatacagaccTGGAGACAAACCGTATCGAGTCGAATCGATGAGGTAATTGCGGTAGATATGTATATATAAGCAGAATTGGTCAGAAGCCTGTAAAACgactgctatccactgcagcaccatctttaTGCCATCTATATTGTAAAGGCTCATGGAATAATTTGACCCAGACATGGCATGACAGCTTCATGTCAGGGAGTCACTCACCAATACATCTAGGACTGCTTTCACAACCTTTTCCTTCCTCTGGAGGAAGTCTTCATCCTAGGATGGAGGGACAATACAGGGTACATAAGACAGGGGTTTATTCAATGAAAAGTTCAAAACATTGCACTTTGAACATTGAACATTGCAGCACAAATGTAATGAGTAGAGTTGGAATTGAATATCCCTGCCATGGAGCCACCCTACAATAACAGCACTCACCTCAGGAAAGCTGTGTGTCTTCTGGAACTGAGAGACAGAATAGGCTCTCACATagtctcccatctcctccctcgTCTCTATGGCCCTCTTCACCAGCCACTGAAGATCATACAACACAGGCAATGAATCAGACATGAGGTCACAAACCAAGTGTGATACTCTATTACAAAACTCTAATGTCTAGGAATACACACCTGTGTCACTGGAAATATATGGATGAAATCCAGCCCTTGGATCTGATGGGGCTCCAGGTGATGAGGGCACTTCATTTTGGGCAGAACAGACACAATCTTCTCTGTGAGAGCTCTGCAAAGAGATACACAAGTTCATCCAACATCAGTTACACTGGTCCAGCAACATCACTAACAGTAAACAAAATAATGCTATATGTTAGCTACTTACATTTTCTGTCCAATAGTTGAATTCTCCTGGAACAGCAGATTCACATCAATGTCAAAGTTACATGTTGTGATGCACCATGTCATCCCTCCAACCACCTATAAAAATACATGGTTCAGGGAATGGAATTAGAAAGGGTAGCAAGGAGATGGTAAACTAGGAATCAAAAGCCTGCAGAGCTTCAGGAGGTTTGTAATGTAAGTCGGTTCTCACCTTGTCAAAAGGTCCCAGTCCTTTTATTCGGGCTCTGAAATATCCAGCAGCAAGCAGAAGTTCCAGGATTTCTGCTAGCCTGACACTCTGCTCCTCGTCCTCCCTTGTTTCAACCTGCAAGCCACAGTTGCTAACATCAGTTGCTTTATTTAGCAAACTGCGAATTCGCTAACTTAGCCCCAGTAGGTATCTAGCCAAGTGGCAAACCCAGAAATGTTTACATTACAATGTTGTgttgttatattatgacagaaaCCGCACCATATTAGGAAAAATGACAGACTAAAAATGATGTTACCTGAATAAGATTGCCCTCTTGATCATATGGAGCTCCTATTTTCGAACTTGTTCTCGCTCTGTGGAAAACAGACGTGGCCGCCATGTTGGACTGTGGTGTGTAGTTACATGACGAAAGCATATGACTTTGGTCTTAATTCTTGAAAAATTGTGCGTTCAGGATGTAGCTGTAATCTTTATACAAAAAGTAAGCTAACCTCACTTAGATGTCGACTGCAACACGGCCACTGTCGAGTGATGGGAGTCGATAAAGTGATTATTGAGTTAACATTTAGAAAAACAAAAGGGAACAATGTTGCATGTGAATCGCTGCAGCGGTTCTAAACGTTGCAATTCCACTTTTGTCCACTGGAGAGAGCTCTAATGCCACTACAGATTATATGGAAAGGCTGACATGATGAAGCTCTAGGTCTGAAGCCTTTCCAACATCATTGCATCTTTCATTTCAACAGGGTTGTCAGTATTCCTAGAGACAAATAAATCATGCACGTTGTGATTAATGATCCTCAGTTGTTGAAGTCATGTAAGGAACCAGGACCATCAAGTACACATCCTGTCCAATGATCCTGCCATAGGCCTATAATGCAAACCATCAGTTTGTCACACAAAACGTAAAAtctatttggtgtgtgtgtgtgtgtgtgtgtgtgtgtgtgtgtgtgtgtgtgtgtgtgtgtgtgtgtgtgtgtgtgtgtgtgtgtgtgtgtgtgtgtgtgtgtgtgtgtgtgtgtgtgtcatcaacCATAAGCTGCTCTCAGATCCAGTGTTCATCTGTCATGGGGAGATATTCTCAATAGGGCAAAAGTGTGTCCTCTCCTCGACTCATCTGTCCTCCTTTCCAACGTGACCCCGAAAACCGTTAAGTGGTTGCCATATGTAGGAGAGCATCAATTAGTTAATAGGTGAACAGAGAGTAGTTTGCTCCTTTCCTCGACTGCCTTCTTCTGGCAGAGGATGCTCCAGTGTATCCTACATGGAAGAGTTTTAAAATCCGCAACAAACCCTTTGAAACATATATTTTCTCAGAGGTGAAAAGCATGCACAtatttaaaaacaatatgctacgtATATTTTTATCCATAAAATGTCTAGCACAACTAACTAGATGTATTTAGGATCTaggattttaaaaaaaataggATTTAAATCATAATTTACCTGATGGGATgctagaggagtgtgtgtgtgtgtgagagagagagagagagagagagagagagagagagagagagagagagagagagagagagagagagagagagagagagagagagagagaaagcgagagagagagaaagagagagagacactagaacGCTCCCATTTAACAACTTGAGTTTTTGAATTCCTTCTGCCTTTGTCTTCAGTATGCTTTTTGTTACAAAGAATAGATTTACCATATTTATAAATAATACTGCGCCATTGTATAAAAGAACAGCCATTACAGAGCGGGTTAGACCTTCACATAGGTGTGAGTGCTTTGGCAGGCACCTGATGTCTCTGTATTTCACATGAAGAAAGCTAagataactgagctaaacgactatcgccccatagcactcacttccgtcatcatgaagtgctttgagagactagtcaaggatcatatcacctccaccctacctgacaccctagacccactccaatttgcttaccgccacaataggtccacagacgacgcaatcgcaatcacactgcacactgcacactgccctaacccatctggacaagaggaatacctatgtaagaatgctgttcatcgactacagctcagcatttaacaccatagtaccctccaaacccgtcattaagctcgagaccctggatctcgaccccgctctgtgcaactgggtcctagactttctgacaggccgcccccaggtggtgagggtaggtaacaacatctccacttcactgatcatcaacactgggttcccacaagggtgcgttctcagccctctcctgtactccctgctcacccatgactgcgtggccatgcacgcctctaactcaatcatcaagtttgcagatgacactacagtggtaggcttgattaccaacaacaacgatacggcctgcagggaggaggtgagggccacggagtgtggtgtcaagaaaataacctcacactcaatgtcaacaaaacaaaggagatgaccgtggacttcaggaaacagcagagggagcactatccacatcgacgagacagtagtggagaaggtggaaagttttaagttcctcggcgtacacatcacggacaaactgaaatgttccacccacacagacagcatggtgaagaaggcgcaacagcgcttcttcaacctcaggaggctgaagaaatgtggcttgtcaccgaaaacactcacaaacttttacagaagcacagtcgagagcatcctgtcgggctgtatcaccgcctggtacggcaactaccccgcccacaaccgtaaggctcttcagagggtagtgaggtctgtacaacgcatcaccgggggaaaactacctgccctccaggacacctacaccacccgatgtcacaagaaggccaaaaagatcatcaaggacaacaaccaacagagccactgcctgttcaccccgctatcatccagaaggcgaggtcagtacaggtgcatcacagctgggaccgagagactgaaaaacagcttctatctcaaggccatcagactgttaaacagccatcactaacattgagtggctgctgccaacatactgactcaaatctctagccactttaataataaaaaattggatgtaataaatgtgtcactagtcactttaaacaatgccactttatataatgtttacataccgtacattactcatctcatatgtatatactgtactctataccatctactgcatcttgactatgccgcacggccatcactcatccatatatttatatgtacatattcttattcattcctttacacttgtgtgtataatgtagttgttgtgaaattgttaaattacttgttagatattactgcacggtcggaactagaagcacaagcatttcactacactcgcattaacatctgctaaccatgtgtatgtgaccaataaaatttgatttgatttgatttgatggacaCTATTAAAGTGGAGGATCCCATAATGGAATATGCATCAGTGCAGGTAATAGTAGTCAGGTTGAGCACCCAGGAGGCAGTGGAGGGTTCCATTAGAGACTCACAGTTCCTAAATCAGtaatgctctctcactctctctctctctgtctccctctcccctatctctctctctctgagtgtgtATTGAACTGCCTCTTTCAGGTAATTACCACAGCTTCATAAACTCTCTACTCCTCGGCCTCCTCAACAATGAAAAGAGACCTAGTCCTTGGACATATCAATGCCCACCCAGCTGAAACCATTACACAGTGGCTCTCACTCAAGCATAAGAGGCTTACAACAGAACATCACCTGACAACAGGTGTATAGACTGAAGCCATGTCAAAACAGGGTTTTGGGCTATAGGTTTTTGTTATATGTTGAAGCCATATTGCAAGTTATTTATAACAGAATAGGCTAAAGGTTTTTCTTAGGGTGATTACAATATTATTATTGCAATATTATAGCTTACTGTGACCACTAttgtatcatatatatatatatacagtttaagttggaagtttacatacactaatgtTGGAGTCaggggctaggccccttttttctcaatttccgcctgaatgacgtgcccaaagtaaactgcctgttgttCAGGCcatgaagccaggatatgcaggTTTGTAGAaaagttaaaataatgtaggagaatgtaacacaatagatatggtaggagaaaatccaaagaaaaaccaaccagacttCTTTTTTTGAGAGAGACCATGCTCTTACAAAGGAAAGTATAAGAAAATACTGgaaattagctccctggatgcaattcctatggcttccacagggtgtcagcagtccatgttcaaggtttcaggcttgtaactttaAAAACGAagaagaaatatcagttttagtacagggacacagtcttggaaattcgtgtttggcGCGCCATGAAGAAGgaacgcacctgctaaaatcagtttcctattgaacataccgCTTTCCATAAGAAATATTCTAGAtttattacattttagggtatctgaggagtaaatagaaacttATTTTGACTtgatgaaacaaagtttaggggtagatttttggattcctttcccTGCATGTTGaaagagtggattactcaaattgatggcgccaactaaacagactttttgggatataaagaaggattttatctaacaaaaggaCACTACATTTTATAGCTGGGAcactttggatgacaaatcagaggaagattttcaaaaagtaagtgaatatttaatcgctatttgtgaatttatctaacctgtgctggtggaaaaatattttgatttggggtgccgtcctcaaacaatcaaacaatagcatgctttcgctgtaatagctactgtaaatcggacagtgcagttagatgaacaagaatttaagctttcaaccgatataagacatttacatttacctaaatgtttaatatccataattttaataagtatttatttgaattgtgcgccctccagtttcaccggaagttgtcccgctagcaggacgcctagccctaagaagttttaaaactcgtttttcaaccactccacaaatttcttgttaacaaactatagttttggcaagtcggttaggacatctactttgtgcatgacacaagtacattttccaacaattgcttacagacagattatttcacttataattcactgaatcacaattccagtgggtcagaagtttacatacactaagttgactgtgcctttaaacagcttggaaaattccagaaaattatgtcatggctttagaagcttctgataggctaattgacatcatttgattcaattggaggtgtacctgtggatgtatttcaaggcctaccttcaaactcagtgcctctttgcttgacatcatgggaaaatcaaaagaaatcagccaagacctcagaaaaaagattgtagacctccacaagtctggttcatccttgggagcaatttccaaatccctgaaggtaccacgttcatctgtacaaacaatagtacgcaagtatataaccatgggaccacgcagccgtcatactgtcacgttcctgacctatttctgttagtttgttttatgtgttagttggtcaggacgtgagtttgggtgggcattctatgttttctgtttctatgttggtttaagggttgcctggtatggctcttaattagaggcaggtgtttggcgttttcctctaattgagagtcatatttaggtaggttgtttcacagtgttcgttgtgggtggttgtctcctgtgtcagtgtttgtcgcaccatacgggactgttcggtttgtttgtacatcgttctttttgtgtagtctatttttccctgttcgtgcgttcttcgtgtttcatgtaagttcgtcgtccaggtctgtctacatcattttgttgttttgtaatatatcaagtgttcttcgtgtgtttagttcgtcttgtaaataaatcattatgtcttcacaacccgctgcgccttggtcgaatcactactcctcctcttcttatgaagaggaggaggaacaccgttacagaaccacccaccaaacccagatcaaccagcgggttaatggacagcaacgacagcgcacgaagcaggatttatggtcttgggaggagatcatggaaggaaagggaccatgggctaaagtggaggtgaatcgccgcccatgggaacagctggaggcagctcggagagcggaggagaccggagagaggaacctgcgttatgaggggacgcatctagcacggaagcccgaaaagcccgtgagtactacccaaaaatttcttggggggtggctaagaggtagtgggccgagggcaggtaggagacctgcgcccacttcccaggctaaccgtggagagcgggagtacgggcagacaccgtgttacgcagtagagtgcacggtgtctcctgtacgtgtgcatagcccggtgcgggttattccacctccccgcactggtagagctagattgagcattgagccaagtgccatgaagccggctctacatatctggccaccagtacgtctccttgggccggcttatgtggcaccagccttacgcatggtgtccccggttcgcctacatagcccggtgccggttattccacctccccgcactggtcgggcgacggggaacattcagccaggtaaggttgggcaggctcagtgttcaagggagccaatacgcctgcacggtccggtatttccggcgctacctccccgccccagcccagtatcaccagtgcctacaccacgcaccaggcttccagtgcgttttcagagccctgttcctcctccacgcactcttcctatggtgcgtgtctccagcccagtgcctccagttccggcaccacgcactaagtcacctgtgcgtttccagagccctgtacgcactgttccttctctccgcactcgccctgatgtgcgtgccctcagcccggtacctccagttccggtaccacgcaccaggcctatagtgcgcattgagagtccagtgtgtcctgttgttgttccccgcactagcctgaaggtgtgtgtccttagcccggtacctccagttccggtaccacgcaccaggcctacagtgcgtctcatccggccagagccatccgtctcaccagcgccatctgagccatccgtctgcccagtgccatccgagccatccgtctgcccagtgccgtctgagccatccgtctgcccagtgccgtctgagccatccgtctgcccagtgccgtctgagccatccgtctgcccagtgccgtctgagccatccgtctgcccagtgccgtctgagccatccgtctgcccagtgccgtctgagccatccgtctgcccagtgccgtctgagccatccgtctgcccagtgccgtctgagccatccgtctgcccagtgccgtctgagccatccgtctgcccagtgccgtctgagccttccgtctgtcccgagccattagagccgcccgtctgtcccgagccgtcagagccgttagtcagtcaggagccgctagagccattcgtcagtcaggatctgccagagccgccaaccagactggatctgccagagccgccaaccagactggatctgccagagccgccaaccagactggatctgccagagccgccaaccagactggatctgccagagccgccaaccagactggatctgccagagccgccagccagactggatctgccagagccgccagccagactggatctgccagagccgtcagccagccatgagcgtccagagccgtcagccagccatgagcgtccagagccgtcagccagccatgagcgtccagagccgtcagccagccatgagcgtccagagccgtcagccagccatgagcgtccagagccgtcagccagccatgagcgtccagagccgtcagccaggccggagctgccagtaatccagaactgcccctcagtccagagctgtctctctgtccggagctgtctttcagtccggagttgcccctctatcctgagctatctatctatcctgagctacctctct
The Salvelinus fontinalis isolate EN_2023a chromosome 23, ASM2944872v1, whole genome shotgun sequence genome window above contains:
- the LOC129820956 gene encoding coiled-coil domain-containing protein 93-like, translating into MLSSCNYTPQSNMAATSVFHRARTSSKIGAPYDQEGNLIQVETREDEEQSVRLAEILELLLAAGYFRARIKGLGPFDKVVGGMTWCITTCNFDIDVNLLFQENSTIGQKIALTEKIVSVLPKMKCPHHLEPHQIQGLDFIHIFPVTQWLVKRAIETREEMGDYVRAYSVSQFQKTHSFPEDEDFLQRKEKVVKAVLDVLEVYKPHRKYKRQVEAGALLDEESRVHSTLLEYGRRYGFSKQTKQDQAEERKALLMPGSQATPPGITEGSQEEEDLQAAEELCIKTLMTSMAAMATEEGRLTASTVGQIVGLQSEEIKQIASEYAGKLERSAEDRPERYGPVQQHRRIVTSLNKQIQQKTKQLEELQAKHLEVKSACVEAKSKLIEATEQTERLEKELSALEEAEGQADTGLLEKLRALVGMNENLKHQEQEFRTHCREEMVRLQQNIEDLKMESGDDTEDEKERSQLIDKQYNTDRDKLQKIRLLMARRNREIAILQRKMDEVPSREELNQYQKRFIELYGQGELAEFHP